A DNA window from Natronogracilivirga saccharolytica contains the following coding sequences:
- the pstA gene encoding phosphate ABC transporter permease PstA translates to MRTLLQRNIRDRIMESLLVLSTIIVLLPLVIIIIHVVVNGISALNWEFFTEELGSPSRAIQGRPTGLVHTIIGTLVVDFMALIIAVPIGIGAGIMLSEYPDHKLNPTLRIMNDTLNGMPAILKGLLAFVLIVKPMGTFSGLAGGVALAFVMLPIIARTTESSLMAIPWSIREAGLAIGLPRWRVVLSTVMPAAKFGLVTGTLIAFARAAGEAAPLLFTSFGNNYLPNHWFGFILNPVDTLPQRLYSLAISPYTHWHSMGWAAAIVLLVFVILCFAAARFITRKKTT, encoded by the coding sequence ATGAGAACGCTGCTGCAAAGAAACATACGCGACCGGATAATGGAGTCACTGCTGGTTCTGAGTACCATCATTGTGCTGCTTCCGCTGGTCATCATCATCATTCACGTCGTTGTTAACGGAATCAGCGCCCTGAACTGGGAGTTTTTCACCGAGGAACTGGGATCACCTTCAAGGGCGATACAGGGACGTCCGACCGGACTTGTACATACCATAATCGGCACCTTGGTGGTGGATTTCATGGCGCTGATAATCGCTGTGCCTATCGGCATAGGAGCCGGTATCATGCTTTCCGAGTATCCGGATCACAAACTTAATCCTACTCTGAGGATTATGAACGATACACTGAACGGTATGCCGGCCATACTCAAAGGTCTGCTGGCTTTTGTACTCATTGTAAAACCTATGGGTACATTTTCCGGACTGGCAGGTGGTGTTGCCCTGGCTTTTGTGATGCTTCCGATTATAGCCCGGACAACCGAAAGCTCACTGATGGCCATTCCATGGTCAATTCGTGAAGCGGGACTGGCTATCGGGCTGCCGAGGTGGCGGGTTGTATTGTCAACGGTCATGCCGGCAGCAAAGTTCGGACTTGTGACCGGCACCCTGATCGCATTTGCAAGAGCGGCCGGTGAAGCAGCGCCCCTGCTGTTCACGTCATTTGGCAATAATTACCTCCCGAATCACTGGTTTGGATTTATCCTCAATCCGGTGGACACATTGCCGCAACGACTCTACAGCCTGGCCATCAGCCCGTACACACATTGGCACTCAATGGGCTGGGCTGCTGCCATAGTGCTGCTTGTCTTTGTCATTCTCTGCTTTGCCGCAGCCAGATTTATTACCAGAAAAAAAACAACGTAA
- the hutU gene encoding urocanate hydratase: MGDSSIRAPVGSGLSCKGWHQEAALRMLMNNLDPEVAERPDELIVYGGTGKAARNHECYRQIVRTLKRLENDETLLVQSGKPVGVFRTHDEAPRVLISNSQLVPRWATWKEFRRLEELGLTMYGQMTAGSWIYIGTQGILQGTYETFAACAEKHFQGSLAGRFVLTAGLGGMGGAQPLAATMNGGVCLAVEVDESRVRKRVETGYCDRISYDLDEALDLVAGAVAEKKPLSVGLVANIADVMPGIVNRSSGDTSVLPDVVTDQTSAHDLREGYIPSGYTLKEASELRRKDPEKYDHQVLDSMVRHVEAMLELKKRGSAVFDYGNNLRGQVADYRDMHKAFQIPGFVPEFIRPLFCKGAGPFRWAALSGDPNDIRRTDQAVLEIFPDKDHLARWIRKAGEKVHFQGLPARICWLEYGERAELGAHFNELVRKGELKAPVVIGRDHLDTGSVASPNRETEGMRDGSDAIADWPLLNAMLNTACGASWVSLHHGGGVGIGYSIHAGMVCVADGTGSGGRRLQRVLTADPGTGVMRHADAGYEEAVRTARERGVDLPSIQNE; this comes from the coding sequence ATGGGTGACAGTTCGATTCGCGCACCGGTCGGCTCCGGTTTGTCATGCAAAGGCTGGCATCAGGAAGCAGCACTGCGCATGCTGATGAATAATCTCGACCCGGAAGTCGCTGAGAGGCCGGATGAGCTCATCGTTTACGGAGGAACCGGCAAAGCAGCCCGGAACCACGAATGCTACCGGCAAATTGTGCGTACGCTGAAGCGGCTCGAAAATGACGAGACGCTGCTTGTCCAGAGCGGCAAACCCGTCGGGGTGTTCCGGACGCACGACGAAGCACCCAGGGTATTGATCTCCAACTCCCAGCTGGTTCCCCGCTGGGCTACATGGAAAGAATTCCGGCGGCTGGAAGAGCTCGGACTCACCATGTACGGACAAATGACTGCAGGTTCGTGGATTTACATCGGAACCCAGGGCATTCTGCAGGGTACGTATGAAACATTTGCCGCTTGTGCGGAAAAACATTTTCAGGGCAGCCTGGCCGGCCGGTTTGTTCTGACTGCCGGACTTGGGGGGATGGGGGGAGCCCAGCCTCTTGCGGCGACCATGAACGGCGGTGTCTGCCTGGCTGTCGAAGTTGATGAATCCAGAGTGCGGAAACGGGTGGAAACCGGATACTGTGACCGCATTTCCTACGACCTCGATGAAGCCCTGGACCTGGTTGCCGGTGCCGTGGCCGAAAAAAAACCGCTTTCGGTCGGACTGGTCGCAAATATCGCCGATGTGATGCCCGGAATTGTAAATCGATCATCCGGTGACACATCCGTTCTTCCGGATGTCGTCACCGATCAGACCTCGGCACACGATCTCAGAGAAGGCTACATCCCTTCCGGGTACACCCTCAAAGAGGCCAGTGAACTTCGACGCAAGGATCCGGAAAAATATGATCATCAGGTTCTGGATTCCATGGTACGGCATGTTGAGGCCATGCTGGAACTCAAAAAAAGAGGATCAGCAGTTTTCGACTATGGAAACAATCTGCGCGGCCAGGTAGCCGATTACCGGGATATGCACAAGGCATTTCAGATACCCGGATTCGTTCCGGAATTCATACGGCCCCTGTTCTGCAAAGGTGCCGGCCCGTTCCGCTGGGCGGCTTTGTCAGGTGATCCAAACGACATCCGGCGCACTGATCAGGCCGTGCTGGAAATATTTCCGGATAAAGATCACCTGGCTCGTTGGATCCGAAAGGCCGGTGAAAAGGTGCACTTTCAGGGATTGCCTGCGCGTATCTGCTGGCTGGAGTATGGCGAACGTGCCGAACTGGGCGCTCATTTCAACGAACTCGTCCGGAAGGGAGAGCTGAAGGCGCCGGTTGTGATCGGACGGGATCACCTTGATACCGGCTCGGTCGCATCCCCCAACAGGGAAACAGAGGGTATGCGGGATGGGTCCGATGCCATCGCCGACTGGCCGCTTCTGAATGCCATGCTCAACACGGCCTGCGGCGCCAGCTGGGTATCGCTGCATCACGGAGGCGGAGTGGGTATCGGTTATTCCATACACGCCGGAATGGTTTGTGTGGCAGACGGTACCGGATCCGGCGGAAGGAGACTTCAGCGCGTTTTGACGGCGGATCCCGGGACCGGAGTCATGCGGCACGCAGATGCCGGCTATGAGGAGGCCGTACGAACGGCAAGGGAGCGCGGTGTGGACTTGCCGTCCATTCAGAATGAGTAA
- the pstC gene encoding phosphate ABC transporter permease subunit PstC: protein METESPESNTTGNLHKWQPAAIYQWLGDRIFAVIVVLLGITIIGLALAMAFVLFSEGYLAIRQFGFIGFVTGSTWDPAVRMTFGALPFFFGTIVTSFAALLIAFFPALAVAIFSAEYAPRWLAGIIDNLIQLIAAIPSVVVGIWGIFVLAPWLRDTVYLPIDSWAAANYPSLLPVLGNPMGYGIATATIVLALMIVPYTTALARDAIKSVPVEQREASRALGATRWEVIRMAVLPYARGGILAGAILSLGRAIGETMAVAMLIGNKNTLPFSIFGAGATMPSVIVNEFREAVESLHLSSLMAIGFTLFIIALIVNLIAAYLTRKFSITGGQTV from the coding sequence ATGGAAACAGAATCACCTGAAAGTAACACAACCGGGAATCTGCACAAGTGGCAGCCCGCTGCGATCTATCAATGGCTCGGAGACCGGATTTTTGCTGTTATAGTCGTCTTGCTTGGTATTACCATCATTGGCCTGGCCCTGGCAATGGCCTTCGTGCTTTTCAGTGAAGGCTATCTTGCCATCCGGCAGTTCGGCTTTATCGGTTTTGTGACCGGAAGCACGTGGGACCCTGCGGTCCGGATGACATTCGGTGCTCTGCCCTTTTTTTTCGGTACAATAGTTACAAGTTTCGCAGCCCTTCTGATAGCTTTCTTCCCCGCCCTGGCGGTGGCCATTTTTTCTGCTGAATATGCGCCAAGATGGCTTGCCGGCATCATAGACAACCTGATTCAGCTCATTGCCGCCATTCCGAGTGTGGTCGTCGGCATCTGGGGTATTTTCGTACTTGCCCCCTGGCTCAGGGATACGGTCTACCTTCCGATTGACTCCTGGGCTGCTGCTAATTACCCGTCTCTGCTGCCCGTCCTTGGCAATCCGATGGGATATGGAATAGCCACAGCAACCATCGTACTGGCTCTTATGATCGTTCCCTATACGACGGCTCTTGCCAGGGATGCAATCAAATCTGTACCTGTCGAACAGCGTGAAGCCAGCAGGGCTCTCGGCGCAACCCGGTGGGAAGTTATACGCATGGCGGTTCTGCCTTATGCCCGCGGCGGGATTCTTGCCGGTGCCATCCTTTCTCTCGGACGTGCTATAGGTGAAACAATGGCGGTTGCCATGCTGATAGGAAATAAAAACACGCTTCCGTTTTCCATTTTCGGTGCAGGTGCAACCATGCCGTCCGTCATCGTCAATGAATTTCGCGAAGCCGTTGAAAGCCTGCATCTGTCAAGCCTCATGGCCATCGGCTTTACCCTGTTCATCATTGCACTGATAGTAAACCTGATAGCGGCCTACCTGACCCGGAAGTTTTCAATTACTGGAGGTCAGACGGTATGA
- the phoU gene encoding phosphate signaling complex protein PhoU, with product MRTAFEKSLKELQAELFDMAAMVNNAVERSVDALKNRDVEHAGQIKNDDIHINNMRWKIEEQCIQLIATQQPVATHLRQIIAVLNIITELERMGDHAEGIAKIVIKLNGESPVKPLIDIPRMAQISTEMISGSLHAFSERDIDKARKIILRDDEVDELYHQILRELISIMIEDPRTITRCTYLMWTAHNLERIADRVTNICERIIFLVTGEVKENIKRDK from the coding sequence ATGCGTACAGCATTTGAAAAATCTTTAAAAGAGCTTCAGGCTGAGCTGTTTGACATGGCGGCCATGGTCAATAATGCCGTGGAGCGTTCTGTTGACGCCCTGAAGAATCGTGATGTGGAACATGCCGGGCAAATAAAGAATGATGACATCCACATCAACAACATGCGCTGGAAAATTGAGGAGCAATGCATTCAGCTTATAGCCACACAACAGCCTGTTGCCACTCACCTGAGACAGATTATTGCTGTGCTCAACATCATTACCGAACTTGAACGAATGGGGGATCATGCCGAAGGTATTGCAAAGATCGTCATTAAACTGAACGGGGAATCTCCTGTCAAACCACTGATAGACATCCCCCGAATGGCTCAGATTTCCACCGAAATGATCTCCGGGTCACTCCATGCCTTTTCTGAACGGGATATTGACAAAGCCCGGAAAATCATTCTCCGTGATGATGAGGTGGACGAACTGTATCACCAGATACTCCGGGAACTTATTTCCATAATGATTGAGGATCCCCGGACCATTACCCGATGCACCTATCTTATGTGGACAGCCCACAACCTCGAGCGGATTGCAGACCGTGTCACCAATATTTGTGAACGCATCATTTTCCTTGTAACGGGCGAAGTAAAGGAAAACATCAAAAGGGATAAATGA
- the pstS gene encoding phosphate ABC transporter substrate-binding protein PstS, producing the protein MNQLQPVALLTFLALLVFSCGNGNNGTPGQLQEEGRSDRSGRMGIIGAGATFPAPLITAMADDYRDLTEGRVTVNYQSIGSGGGIRQFMEQTVMFGMSEAYLSDDVMSNIEQATGGKAFNLPITLADVVPTYNLPGIDKGLVFSGELLVEIYMGDITRWNDPKIKELNPDIDLPDLPITVVHRSDGSGTTNVWTSFLSRVSDRWRSQVGYATSVGWPTGIGGNGNEGVAGAVQNTRGAIGYNSFAYALLNDMTYGSVVNAAGNVIEPSFEATTEAANIDLPEDTRILFTNTPAEYGYPIAGFAWMLVYENLDANNAIRGKKEAEELIRFLIWSITDGQELSESLGFARLPESALERNYEMIRQLRWQGETIGSDLLDEHMADDEFLTADGITE; encoded by the coding sequence ATGAATCAACTACAACCAGTGGCATTATTGACCTTCCTTGCCCTTTTGGTGTTTTCATGCGGCAATGGCAATAACGGAACTCCCGGCCAGCTTCAGGAAGAAGGCAGAAGTGACCGGTCAGGAAGAATGGGTATTATTGGTGCCGGTGCTACTTTTCCGGCCCCGCTGATAACAGCAATGGCAGATGACTACCGCGACCTTACTGAAGGCAGGGTTACGGTGAACTATCAGTCGATCGGTTCGGGAGGTGGCATCCGTCAGTTCATGGAACAAACCGTAATGTTTGGCATGAGCGAAGCATACCTGTCTGATGACGTTATGTCGAATATTGAACAGGCAACCGGTGGAAAGGCATTTAACCTGCCGATAACGCTGGCAGATGTCGTCCCGACGTATAATCTGCCCGGTATCGATAAAGGCCTTGTGTTCAGCGGAGAGCTGCTGGTCGAAATTTATATGGGTGACATCACGCGCTGGAATGACCCCAAAATAAAAGAGCTGAACCCGGATATTGATCTGCCTGATCTCCCGATCACAGTGGTTCACCGTTCCGATGGTTCGGGTACAACGAACGTATGGACCAGCTTTCTCAGCCGGGTTTCTGACCGGTGGCGCTCCCAGGTTGGGTATGCAACGAGTGTAGGCTGGCCGACTGGCATCGGCGGTAACGGCAATGAAGGTGTTGCCGGTGCGGTGCAGAATACACGCGGGGCCATAGGTTACAACAGTTTTGCTTATGCTTTGCTGAATGACATGACCTACGGCTCCGTCGTCAACGCTGCCGGAAATGTGATCGAGCCCAGCTTTGAGGCCACTACAGAAGCAGCCAACATTGACCTGCCGGAAGATACACGCATCCTGTTCACCAATACTCCGGCTGAGTATGGCTATCCGATTGCCGGATTTGCCTGGATGCTGGTCTATGAAAACCTTGACGCCAATAATGCCATCCGGGGCAAAAAAGAGGCAGAGGAGCTGATCCGGTTTTTAATCTGGTCTATCACCGACGGACAGGAGCTCTCGGAGTCACTGGGCTTTGCCCGGCTTCCGGAATCAGCATTGGAACGAAACTATGAGATGATACGGCAGCTCAGATGGCAGGGAGAAACCATCGGCAGCGACCTTCTGGATGAGCATATGGCTGATGACGAATTCTTGACTGCTGATGGTATCACTGAATAA
- the pstB gene encoding phosphate ABC transporter ATP-binding protein PstB, with the protein MQTHDLTVKYGTNIGVQNVSLPIYSNKVLALIGPSGCGKTTYLRALNRMHDLTRGATVTGKVILDGKNIYEPDANPVIIRRRIGMVFQKPTPFPTMSIYDNVVAGLKLVGIRKKSILDDVCERALKQAALFDEVKDRLRSPGAGLSGGQQQRLSIARALAVDPEVILMDEPTSSLDPQSTSRIEDLIQELKKHVTIVIVTHNMQQAARVSDQTAFFYVGNLVETGPTNTLFTNPKETRTEDYITGRFG; encoded by the coding sequence ATGCAAACGCACGACCTGACGGTGAAATATGGCACCAACATTGGTGTACAGAATGTAAGCCTGCCCATATACTCGAATAAGGTTCTTGCTCTGATCGGCCCGTCCGGATGCGGAAAAACCACCTACCTCCGGGCTCTGAACCGCATGCATGACCTAACCCGGGGAGCAACTGTAACCGGCAAGGTAATTCTGGACGGAAAAAACATCTATGAACCGGACGCTAATCCGGTAATCATCCGGCGCCGGATCGGAATGGTCTTTCAGAAGCCAACCCCGTTTCCGACCATGTCCATTTATGACAATGTGGTTGCCGGCCTGAAGCTTGTGGGCATCCGAAAAAAAAGTATTCTGGATGACGTATGTGAAAGGGCGTTGAAACAAGCGGCTCTGTTTGATGAAGTAAAGGACCGGCTTCGAAGTCCGGGTGCGGGTTTGTCCGGCGGACAGCAGCAGCGGCTTTCAATAGCCCGCGCACTGGCAGTAGATCCCGAGGTAATACTTATGGACGAACCTACCAGTTCACTTGATCCGCAGTCTACAAGCCGGATTGAAGATTTGATCCAGGAACTGAAAAAACACGTTACGATCGTTATCGTCACACACAATATGCAGCAGGCGGCCCGGGTATCGGATCAAACGGCTTTTTTCTATGTCGGTAACCTTGTGGAAACCGGGCCCACCAACACGCTCTTTACCAATCCGAAGGAAACCAGAACGGAAGATTATATCACCGGCCGGTTTGGTTGA
- a CDS encoding type I restriction enzyme HsdR N-terminal domain-containing protein, whose translation MQNKRSVAFGHFPRIRIQDGEHLLWNPLKKQAFRQRPEERVRLQLLEYLILQSSIPTSRIATETAVPSRYSRGRTDILCHDPDFQPWLLIECKADNVKIGPKTALQSAHYNRHISAPYIMMSNGIQDLLFDMSPKPVALEPSGYPPEIKPGFPFTSMEPSYWTGRGFLPENMDSDAASALSALLCHLFHQSGESRSYLTLNAPHESKVYTHFYLLTNAPGSPDSLLAFTVMAAGPGDAVIVAAGNRRKKITGILTIAIDQSGTFHSPELIMAENDNIITPDISPVEQICLEPSSARAGKPAENIIPKLARALEELLLHGK comes from the coding sequence ATGCAAAACAAACGATCAGTCGCCTTTGGCCACTTCCCGAGAATCAGGATTCAGGATGGTGAACACCTGCTCTGGAATCCGTTAAAAAAGCAAGCTTTTCGTCAACGGCCTGAAGAACGGGTCCGCCTGCAGTTACTGGAATATCTCATTCTTCAAAGCAGCATACCGACCAGCCGTATTGCAACTGAGACTGCGGTTCCTTCCCGCTATTCACGCGGACGAACAGACATTTTGTGCCACGACCCGGATTTTCAGCCCTGGCTGCTGATCGAATGCAAAGCCGATAATGTTAAAATCGGGCCAAAAACCGCACTTCAGTCCGCACATTACAACAGGCACATCAGCGCTCCGTACATCATGATGTCCAACGGGATACAGGACCTACTCTTTGACATGTCACCGAAACCTGTTGCGCTGGAACCTTCCGGCTATCCGCCCGAAATCAAACCCGGATTTCCCTTCACGTCCATGGAACCATCTTACTGGACCGGGCGCGGATTCCTGCCTGAAAATATGGATTCAGATGCGGCATCCGCACTTTCAGCCCTGCTCTGCCACCTGTTTCATCAGTCCGGAGAATCCCGGTCCTACCTTACTCTGAATGCCCCTCATGAAAGCAAGGTGTACACACATTTTTATCTGCTGACCAATGCTCCCGGTTCACCTGATTCACTTTTGGCATTTACTGTGATGGCTGCAGGTCCCGGCGATGCCGTCATTGTTGCCGCCGGCAACCGCCGCAAAAAAATCACCGGCATTCTGACCATCGCCATTGATCAGAGCGGCACATTTCACTCACCGGAATTGATTATGGCTGAAAACGACAATATTATCACTCCTGATATCTCTCCGGTTGAACAGATATGCCTGGAGCCGTCATCTGCACGAGCCGGCAAACCGGCTGAAAACATTATACCAAAACTTGCGCGGGCACTCGAAGAACTCCTGCTTCACGGCAAATAA
- a CDS encoding Na/Pi cotransporter family protein, with the protein MTYTFFDFLQLIGSLGIFIYGMKIFSEGLQKVAGGRLRGILKGMTTNRVTGIATGFAATTVTQSSTTTTVMVVSFVNAGLLTFLESTGVIMGANIGTTVTAWMVSVFGFRFQITPVAVSLIGIFFPFLFVRNTKLRHVAEAMIGFGILFIGLEFIKDSVPDIEENPQIFAFLDRFTDYGFGSTLIFVMVGTLLTLITQSSSAATAITLVMLAQGWINFPIAAAMILGENIGTTITANIAALIGNVHAKRAARFHLFFNLIGVIWMLLMLPFFLKFVDYMVINFSPAQLSVLDDSPEARINATIGLSLFHTTFNVLNVLLLFGFVPLLIRLVIWLQPSRGKEDEQKTLKYISGGLMPTAELSIDEAYKEVEVLARVTEKISFSTYGLFFKGKEKHQGFLDKIKRREEITDRIELEVSQYLTNVTEFNLSRTSSRRVRSMMRMVNDLERIADLYYQISRTYDRMVSEGIGFPESALEEIRDMMQLVQDALQLMRENLAGEYGLVDMEKAKLMEEKIDALRDELRQAHFRRLERKDYDVRAGIYYLDFINRLEKVGDHVLNVNEASAGLK; encoded by the coding sequence ATGACATATACATTTTTTGATTTTCTGCAGCTGATAGGCTCACTGGGGATTTTTATCTACGGGATGAAGATTTTCAGCGAAGGGCTGCAGAAGGTTGCCGGCGGCAGGCTGAGGGGAATCCTCAAGGGGATGACTACAAACCGGGTGACCGGTATCGCAACAGGTTTTGCCGCAACAACGGTCACGCAGTCTTCGACGACGACTACTGTCATGGTGGTCAGTTTTGTGAATGCCGGACTGCTGACGTTTCTTGAGTCGACCGGTGTGATCATGGGGGCAAATATCGGTACCACGGTTACGGCATGGATGGTATCGGTATTCGGGTTCCGGTTTCAGATTACCCCGGTTGCCGTAAGTCTGATCGGCATCTTTTTCCCTTTTCTTTTTGTGCGCAATACCAAGCTGCGCCACGTTGCCGAAGCGATGATCGGCTTTGGTATTCTTTTTATCGGCCTTGAGTTTATTAAGGATTCGGTGCCTGATATTGAAGAAAATCCTCAGATTTTCGCTTTTCTGGACAGATTTACCGACTACGGATTCGGGTCCACGCTGATATTCGTCATGGTCGGTACACTCCTCACTCTTATTACACAATCGTCAAGCGCTGCAACGGCAATTACACTGGTCATGCTGGCACAGGGCTGGATTAACTTCCCTATTGCCGCAGCCATGATTCTCGGGGAGAACATCGGAACAACGATAACAGCCAACATCGCGGCATTGATTGGTAATGTGCATGCCAAAAGGGCAGCCCGCTTCCACCTGTTTTTTAACCTGATCGGCGTTATCTGGATGCTGCTGATGCTGCCGTTTTTCCTCAAGTTTGTGGATTACATGGTGATCAATTTCAGTCCGGCACAGCTTTCGGTGCTGGATGACTCGCCGGAGGCCAGAATTAACGCCACCATCGGTCTGTCCCTGTTTCACACGACCTTTAATGTGCTGAATGTTCTCCTGCTTTTCGGATTTGTCCCGTTGCTGATACGGCTGGTAATATGGCTGCAGCCATCCCGCGGAAAGGAGGATGAGCAGAAGACACTGAAGTATATAAGCGGCGGACTGATGCCTACCGCCGAGCTGTCGATAGATGAGGCCTACAAAGAGGTGGAGGTCCTCGCCCGGGTTACCGAAAAAATCAGCTTCAGTACATACGGCCTCTTTTTCAAGGGCAAGGAAAAACATCAGGGTTTTCTGGACAAAATCAAACGGCGGGAAGAGATAACAGACCGGATCGAGCTGGAGGTCTCGCAGTATCTTACCAATGTCACCGAGTTCAACCTGTCACGAACATCATCACGCAGGGTCCGCAGTATGATGCGCATGGTCAATGATCTTGAGCGGATTGCGGATCTTTACTATCAGATATCGCGTACCTATGACCGGATGGTGTCTGAAGGCATCGGGTTTCCGGAAAGTGCTCTTGAGGAGATCAGGGATATGATGCAGCTGGTGCAGGATGCCTTGCAGCTGATGCGAGAAAATTTGGCTGGCGAATACGGACTGGTGGACATGGAAAAAGCCAAGCTCATGGAAGAAAAAATCGATGCTCTGCGTGACGAACTGCGCCAGGCTCACTTCCGGCGGCTTGAACGAAAGGACTATGATGTGCGTGCCGGTATTTACTACCTCGATTTTATCAACAGGCTTGAAAAGGTAGGAGACCACGTCCTGAACGTAAACGAGGCATCCGCCGGATTGAAATAG
- a CDS encoding calcineurin-like phosphoesterase C-terminal domain-containing protein — translation MSENSESKKLQQYLSSRRSFLKKAGLLSGAGLILPAGLTSASGHSADAAPGSASAAIAGNGNTPGSAGRMVRIRGKVTSQDGGIQGVAVTDGLRITETDSGGAYELVSDGRRPFVYISIPAGYRIPTNPTGTARFYHKIEPGSNGEMTASFELESDPADRDNHRFLLLADPQTENEYEVERFHSETVPDIQKLIRNSGDDVPLFGMGCGDIMFDNLELFPEYEKAVKKTGIPFFQVLGNHDILFDVRSTEASYEVFKEYFGPAYYSFSIGEVHYVVLNNIFWYGAGYVGYLDKDQLDWLEADLARIEPGKTVIVAMHIPAESKQYSRFDDDSPSPRLSVSNRHELYRILEPYNAHILSAHTHESEHVFEGGVHEHIHGTVCGAWWTGPICFDGTPNGYGVYEVRGSELRWHYKSTGYDSDHQIKVYKRGADPEAPGEILANVWDWDPEWKVYWYENGTRRGRMARRRGYDPLAVELFDGPDKPERRTWVNAVPTDHMFYAPVPENGRDVVVEAVSRHGKTYSARID, via the coding sequence ATGTCAGAAAACTCAGAAAGCAAAAAACTGCAGCAGTACCTCAGTTCGAGAAGATCGTTTTTGAAAAAAGCGGGCCTTTTATCGGGCGCGGGTTTGATATTACCGGCCGGACTCACATCTGCATCCGGCCACAGTGCTGACGCCGCACCGGGCAGTGCTTCTGCGGCAATCGCCGGCAACGGAAACACACCCGGTTCAGCCGGAAGAATGGTGCGAATCCGCGGCAAGGTGACTTCACAGGATGGCGGCATTCAGGGCGTTGCTGTTACTGACGGTCTCCGCATAACCGAAACCGATTCCGGCGGGGCCTACGAGCTGGTCTCCGACGGGCGCCGGCCGTTTGTGTACATCTCCATCCCGGCCGGATACCGCATTCCGACCAACCCTACAGGAACGGCACGATTTTATCACAAAATTGAGCCCGGTTCCAATGGTGAGATGACCGCATCGTTTGAGCTTGAATCCGATCCCGCTGACAGGGATAATCATCGTTTTTTGCTGCTTGCTGATCCGCAGACCGAAAATGAATATGAGGTTGAGCGTTTTCACTCGGAAACCGTACCGGACATCCAAAAACTGATCCGCAACAGCGGCGATGATGTCCCTCTTTTCGGAATGGGTTGCGGGGACATCATGTTCGACAATCTTGAACTGTTTCCGGAGTACGAAAAAGCGGTAAAAAAAACGGGTATCCCCTTTTTCCAGGTTCTCGGAAACCATGACATCCTCTTTGATGTGCGTTCAACCGAAGCATCATATGAAGTCTTCAAGGAATATTTCGGGCCGGCTTATTATTCTTTCAGCATCGGCGAGGTTCATTACGTGGTATTGAACAATATTTTCTGGTATGGTGCGGGCTATGTCGGCTATCTGGACAAGGACCAGCTGGACTGGCTCGAGGCTGATCTTGCACGAATTGAACCGGGTAAAACGGTCATTGTTGCCATGCATATACCGGCCGAGAGCAAGCAGTACAGCCGGTTTGATGACGACAGTCCGTCACCGCGACTTTCCGTATCCAACCGCCACGAACTGTATCGCATTCTTGAGCCGTACAATGCCCATATCCTGTCGGCTCATACCCATGAAAGCGAACATGTCTTTGAAGGGGGCGTCCATGAGCACATTCACGGCACGGTTTGCGGTGCCTGGTGGACCGGGCCGATCTGTTTTGACGGCACACCGAACGGATATGGTGTCTACGAGGTCAGGGGCAGCGAACTGAGGTGGCACTACAAGTCGACCGGCTACGACAGCGACCACCAGATCAAGGTTTACAAGCGCGGAGCAGATCCCGAAGCGCCCGGAGAGATTCTGGCGAATGTCTGGGACTGGGATCCGGAGTGGAAGGTGTACTGGTACGAGAACGGAACCCGGCGTGGCCGGATGGCCCGGCGCAGAGGCTACGACCCGCTGGCCGTTGAACTCTTTGACGGTCCGGACAAACCGGAGCGGCGAACCTGGGTCAATGCTGTTCCCACCGACCATATGTTTTACGCTCCTGTTCCTGAAAACGGCCGGGATGTTGTTGTAGAGGCCGTCAGCCGGCACGGGAAAACCTACTCCGCCCGAATTGATTAA